The Diadema setosum chromosome 12, eeDiaSeto1, whole genome shotgun sequence genome has a segment encoding these proteins:
- the LOC140236305 gene encoding uncharacterized protein, which produces MSSDFPQTDVISIKVHDQSDPDDEPGVIIECHVTPSDQPYPPITVYEITVDGVELPRSSSPQSRLSSLPRWCVDVSCKGSNGLGNTTTMSIYCPKHAPASDALSIRLQEQQDANHPEGNLLVSCQVEPRDQPYPPITTFIIKVDREIVSSSEVPSFIIEPRPDKCTHVTCLGQNGVGSTSAEKTYCPTGDDSVIEIKVSEVLGGDEVMFSVSCHVPREYQPQAGFHSFAITVNNVTWSTHGSTPITFKPLLNSCSTITCEVINAYGLNAASKTLCPTDNSCPEMQTIEGVLHQESTTAALLTITFVLSVAVCAAAVVRRKQLSPPIEPGGGT; this is translated from the exons ATGTCGTCTG ATTTTCCTCAGACAGATGTAATATCGATCAAGGTTCACGATCAATCGGACCCTGACGACGAGCCTGGAGTTATCATTGAGTGTCACGTGACTCCTTCTGACCAACCATATCCACCCATCACAGTATATGAGATAACCGTTGATGGCGTTGAACTGCCTAGATCATCTTCACCTCAATCTCGCCTTTCTTCCCTTCCCCGCTGGTGTGTGGACGTGTCGTGTAAAGGAAGCAACGGATTGGGAAATACAACGACAATGTCCATCTATTGTCCAAAAC ATGCACCGGCATCAGACGCCCTGTCAATCAGACTCCAGGAACAACAGGACGCCAACCATCCTGAAGGAAACCTTTTGGTCTCGTGTCAAGTGGAACCACGTGATCAGCCTTACCCTCCCATCACTACATTCATCATAAAGGTAGACCGGGAGATAGTTTCGTCGTCAGAGGTCCCTTCCTTTATCATAGAACCTCGTCCAGACAAGTGTACTCACGTGACTTGCCTCGGTCAAAATGGAGTTGGCTCTACATCTGCTGAAAAGACCTACTGTCCCACAGGCGATG ACAGCGTAATTGAAATCAAAGTCTCCGAGGTGTTGGGAGGCGATGAGGTCATGTTCTCAGTATCGTGTCACGTGCCCAGAGAGTACCAACCACAGGCAGGCTTCCACTCATTCGCCATCACCGTGAATAATGTCACGTGGTCCACTCATGGCTCCACACCGATCACTTTCAAACCATTACTCAATAGCTGCAGCACTATCACGTGTGAGGTCATAAATGCCTATGGCTTGAATGCAGCCTCGAAGACGCTTTGTCCTACAG ATAACTCATGTCCAGAGATGCAAACTATAGAGGGAGTTTTGCATCAGGAATCCACCACTGCAGCGTTGTTGACGATCACATTCGTCCTATCAGTGGCGGTGTGTGCTGCTGCAGTCGTCAGGCGAAAACAACTTTCCCCTCCCATTGAG CCAGGCGGCGGTACGTGA